A window of Zingiber officinale cultivar Zhangliang chromosome 5A, Zo_v1.1, whole genome shotgun sequence contains these coding sequences:
- the LOC121980288 gene encoding lipase-like PAD4, translated as MDSRAEAERSMFETSHVLGALLASSPLLTQAWNRSMRVNAGNARFVLDRSDDAVFVAFSGAHTDASPSAASSGLGGGFFELVPLYSGAHELFEPLGGGEGDDGGQPPPVLLQAGALRLFMSLYHSSEFQVLISETKNKSVVLTGHSVGGCMASLLGLYFLCASSARANAPTPASLLCITFGSPMIGNETLSRAILRERWGGRFCHVVSQHDIMPRLLFCPLNSMPNQFATLIHNLMQSWQVSMCNPQSSRSTLGMSDNQKAELHHYISMHISEAAAEQKHQMDIYRPFGNYALCSTEGAVCISDPLTVLKMLQLTFMTGDASSSIEEQHISYGDLVSKLSENLQFKKRLHSEEYETKSNYSVGVSLALEASGLGVQDMGAMEAREWLELSMCRRPNLNSASLAIKLAKVTPCRAQIEWYKDLCDDDMGYYDCFKLRKAPKRDSKVNINRIKLGHFWDSLLSMLQDNKLPHNFLKRDKWVNAAQFYKLLVEPLDIAEYYRCQLYKTRGHYLNHGRERRYEVFDKWWNEEKAANRKRSKFAGLTQDSCFWAKVEEAREWIENAQGEKNPTKLVKLWENINGFESYANGLIERKEVSIDVLAPRSSFSFWVNAVKEMKLKQACSVPSSTVLVGVTGGM; from the exons ATGGATTCCAGGGCGGAGGCGGAGCGCTCCAT GTTCGAGACAAGCCACGTCCTCGGCGCTCTCCTCGCCTCCTCCCCTTTGCTGACTCAAGCGTGGAACCGCTCCATGCGTGTCAATGCTGGCAACGCGAGATTCGTTCTCGACAGGAGCGACGACGCGGTCTTCGTCGCCTTCTCCGGGGCGCATACAGACGCTTCGCCGTCCGCGGCCTCGTCTGGCCTCGGCGGTGGGTTCTTCGAGCTTGTTCCCCTTTACAGTGGCGCGCATGAGCTCTTTGAGCCGCTGGGCGGAGGCGAAGGGGACGACGGCGGGCAGCCGCCGCCGGTCCTCCTCCAGGCCGGTGCCCTCCGCCTGTTTATGAGCTTGTACCATAGCTCCGAGTTCCAG GTGCTGATATCAGAGACCAAAAACAAGTCCGTGGTATTGACTGGTCACTCTGTGGGAGGTTGCATGGCCTCCCTTTTGGGCCTCTATTTCCTATGCGCATCATCTGCTCGGGCAAATGCTCCAACGCCTGCTTCACTCCTCTGTATCACATTTGGGAGCCCAATGATAGGGAATGAGACACTCTCTCGAGCAATTCTTAGAGAACGATGGGGTGGAAGGTTCTGTCATGTTGTCTCACAGCATGACATCATGCCGAGGCTGCTCTTTTGCCCTCTCAACTCCATGCCTAACCAGTTTGCTACCTTAATTCACAATCTCATGCAATCATGGCAAGTTTCAATGTGTAATCCTCAGTCCTCAAGATCCACATTGGGCATGTCTGACAACCAGAAAGCAGAGCTGCATCATTATATATCTATGCATATCAGTGAAGCGGCAGCAGAGCAGAAGCATCAAATGGATATTTATCGACCATTCGGAAACTATGCTTTATGCTCCACAGAAGGAGCAGTGTGCATCAGTGATCCACTGACTGTTTTGAAGATGCTCCAACTAACGTTCATGACAGGTGATGCAAGTAGCAGCATTGAGGAGCAGCACATTTCCTATGGGGATCTCGTGTCAAAGTTATCAGAAAACCTACAATTCAAAAAGAGACTCCACTCTGAAGAATATGAAACCAAGTCTAACTATAGCGTGGGGGTCTCACTGGCACTGGAGGCATCAGGCCTTGGAGTGCAG GACATGGGGGCCATGGAGGCACGAGAATGGCTTGAATTGAGCATGTGTCGGCGCCCAAATCTAAACAGTGCCAGTCTAGCTATAAAGCTAGCCAAGGTGACACCATGCCGTGCTCAGATTGAGTGGTACAAGGACTTGTGTGATGATGACATGGGCTACTATGATTGTTTCAAGCTCCGGAAGGCGCCCAAGCGTGATAGCAAGGTTAATATAAACCGCATCAAGCTTGGGCATTTCTGGGACAGTTTGCTCTCTATGCTGCAGGACAACAAGCTGCCACACAACTTCTTGAAGCGCGACAAGTGGGTCAATGCTGCTcaattctacaagctcctagtTGAGCCCCTGGACATTGCCGAATACTACCGGTGCCAGCTCTACAAGACCAGGGGCCACTACCTGAACCATGGCAGGGAGAGGAGGTATGAGGTGTTTGACAAATGGTGGAATGAGGAGAAGGCTGCCAACCGGAAGAGGAGCAAGTTTGCTGGGCTGACGCAGGACTCATGTTTCTGGGCCAAGGTGGAAGAAGCAAGAGAATGGATCGAGAATGCTCAGGGCGAGAAAAACCCCACCAAGTTGGTGAAGCTTTGGGAGAACATCAATGGCTTCGAAAGCTATGCAAATGGATTGATCGAGAGAAAGGAGGTGTCGATCGACGTGTTGGCTCCAAGATCGAGCTTTAGCTTTTGGGTGAATGCGGTGAAGGAGATGAAGCTGAAGCAGGCATGCAGTGTACCTTCTTCGACTGTTCTAGTTGGAGTAACTGGAGGCATGTAA